One Turneriella parva DSM 21527 genomic region harbors:
- a CDS encoding metal-dependent hydrolase, translating into MAKENVIQMNMPQVRRPEFGLEQNFTKYYADGNAVLTQILNSLHVVFPEGEKLFIRSVKYFQDEIKDPQLKARIKGFIGQETQHMAQHEKIWDTLESQGVNVREYDAWYSKNAYETVEGTIRKIFGEETYKKLALSVTCALEHYTATLAEVAMDPELNAMQGFDENMKALLMWHAAEEIEHKSVAFDVMKQINSGEVIKNAGMVIGTWALLWYGAVGAVKFLAEDKDIKLTDIPASIAEKAPLTAKLLAAMVPKLVQYFRPDFHPDQMNNDYLATEYFDKNQKFFQKAG; encoded by the coding sequence ATGGCAAAAGAGAACGTAATTCAAATGAACATGCCGCAGGTTCGGCGCCCCGAGTTCGGGCTTGAGCAGAACTTCACCAAGTATTACGCCGACGGCAATGCGGTGCTGACGCAGATTCTGAACAGCCTGCACGTTGTTTTTCCCGAGGGCGAAAAGCTCTTCATTCGTTCGGTAAAGTACTTTCAAGACGAAATTAAAGACCCACAGCTGAAAGCACGCATCAAGGGGTTTATCGGTCAAGAAACCCAGCACATGGCGCAGCATGAAAAAATCTGGGACACCCTCGAAAGCCAGGGCGTCAATGTGCGTGAATATGACGCTTGGTACTCAAAAAACGCGTATGAAACAGTAGAGGGTACAATCCGCAAAATCTTCGGCGAAGAGACATACAAGAAGCTCGCGCTGTCGGTGACCTGCGCGCTCGAACACTACACGGCGACGCTCGCAGAAGTGGCGATGGACCCCGAGCTCAACGCGATGCAGGGCTTCGATGAAAACATGAAGGCGCTCCTGATGTGGCATGCTGCCGAAGAGATTGAGCACAAGTCGGTCGCCTTCGACGTGATGAAACAGATCAACTCGGGTGAGGTCATCAAGAACGCCGGCATGGTGATCGGCACCTGGGCGCTGCTCTGGTATGGCGCTGTCGGCGCGGTGAAATTTCTCGCCGAAGACAAAGATATCAAGCTAACCGACATACCTGCGTCAATCGCAGAGAAGGCGCCGCTGACGGCGAAGCTGCTCGCGGCGATGGTGCCGAAGCTGGTGCAGTATTTCAGGCCAGACTTTCACCCCGACCAGATGAACAACGACTACCTCGCGACCGAATATTTCGACAAGAACCAGAAGTTCTTTCAAAAAGCAGGTTAA
- a CDS encoding cupin domain-containing protein has product MKNWQHRILDAVTQGREPAWRDRLFRHRRAYAAEIERLATALCYGAEAVTPFHSLKERTLAAVAECEEQQVMPATTRNWKYLLPGIEICVLSEKQGHRSVLLRIKAGHTLPSHDHKTTEQAMVLEGSCYSGKSRLEKGDFFIADAGTRHEPVSAIEDCVLLVIAHP; this is encoded by the coding sequence ATGAAGAATTGGCAACACCGCATTCTCGACGCCGTGACGCAAGGCAGAGAGCCCGCATGGCGAGACCGGCTTTTTCGGCACCGCCGTGCATATGCTGCCGAAATCGAACGTCTCGCTACCGCACTGTGTTACGGCGCTGAAGCCGTTACCCCATTCCATAGCCTGAAAGAAAGAACGCTGGCCGCGGTTGCTGAATGCGAAGAGCAGCAGGTTATGCCTGCGACGACCCGAAACTGGAAATACCTGTTACCCGGAATCGAAATCTGCGTGCTCAGCGAAAAGCAGGGGCATCGCTCCGTGTTGTTAAGAATAAAAGCGGGACATACATTACCCTCACACGATCACAAAACTACCGAACAGGCGATGGTGCTCGAGGGAAGTTGCTACTCGGGAAAATCACGACTCGAGAAGGGTGATTTTTTCATCGCCGACGCGGGCACGCGGCATGAGCCGGTGAGCGCAATCGAAGACTGCGTGTTGCTCGTCATCGCTCACCCGTGA
- a CDS encoding OmpA family protein produces MEVKKISILCLILIAGFAAACGSTDKKADASAAGATDGTASASSRSFGGDDLIVDQANQQLAKVPVVGFPPFSTTMPMTQFDQYGENAATVAKGIVASMPAGYKLQIIGHANQHASKSAAYTKSLSQQRAKYVYNYFAKKGLDKSKMTYVGVGNSEPDPNLSHADNRRVTFKLVKK; encoded by the coding sequence ATGGAAGTAAAGAAAATTAGCATTTTGTGCCTAATCTTGATTGCCGGTTTCGCCGCAGCCTGTGGCTCCACCGACAAAAAGGCCGACGCCAGCGCCGCCGGCGCAACGGACGGCACGGCGAGCGCGAGTTCAAGGTCTTTTGGCGGTGACGACCTGATCGTCGATCAGGCAAACCAGCAACTCGCCAAAGTGCCAGTAGTGGGATTTCCGCCGTTTTCAACGACGATGCCGATGACGCAGTTTGACCAGTATGGCGAAAACGCTGCGACTGTCGCGAAGGGTATTGTCGCCTCAATGCCCGCAGGCTATAAGCTGCAGATCATCGGGCATGCCAACCAGCACGCTTCGAAATCTGCCGCCTACACGAAGTCACTTTCGCAGCAGCGGGCAAAATATGTTTATAACTATTTCGCAAAGAAGGGTCTCGATAAGTCGAAGATGACTTATGTCGGCGTCGGCAATTCAGAACCAGACCCGAATCTGTCGCACGCCGACAATCGCCGCGTCACTTTTAAGTTAGTAAAGAAGTAA
- a CDS encoding Ig-like domain-containing protein: protein MKKLMVCGVILGFAHCMGVSVPEDFVVDKYYASPTQVLSTSPTTSMSWTTLTQSVQLKFNNPMEAASLTVDTVGDCGSGNIQLLNNRSGACSPLTLTSLEKRNSILVATPSADLDPNTDYTITVKAGVTDFRGAAFGSDKAFQFKSGIPLGQELRVVSVTAAAGTFTGGDMDITVVLSRQLQNGTLFALNDCNSIFTIIDALNACNAGGSYPNHTFQHTGGGTYRIFHKSGGTLPITSQTFRIRQTAIDQYDITLGNDYTVTLP from the coding sequence ATGAAAAAGCTAATGGTTTGCGGCGTGATTCTGGGTTTTGCTCATTGTATGGGCGTTTCAGTGCCTGAAGACTTCGTCGTCGATAAGTATTATGCCTCGCCGACGCAGGTGCTTTCGACTTCACCTACAACGAGCATGAGTTGGACGACACTCACGCAATCGGTTCAGCTCAAGTTCAACAACCCGATGGAGGCAGCGAGTTTGACAGTCGATACTGTAGGTGACTGCGGCAGCGGCAATATACAGCTGTTGAATAATCGCTCTGGTGCCTGCAGCCCGCTAACCTTAACTTCTCTCGAAAAGCGAAACTCGATTCTCGTGGCCACGCCCTCTGCAGATCTAGACCCCAATACCGATTACACGATCACGGTGAAAGCCGGGGTAACCGATTTTCGCGGGGCGGCTTTCGGGTCAGACAAAGCCTTTCAGTTTAAGAGTGGCATACCCTTGGGTCAAGAGCTGCGTGTAGTGTCGGTGACAGCTGCCGCAGGTACTTTTACCGGTGGCGATATGGATATTACGGTTGTACTTTCGCGGCAGCTGCAAAATGGAACCCTTTTCGCCTTAAACGATTGTAATAGCATCTTCACAATAATCGATGCGCTCAATGCCTGCAATGCGGGCGGTTCATATCCGAATCACACCTTTCAACATACAGGTGGCGGAACCTATAGAATCTTTCACAAGAGCGGCGGTACTTTGCCAATAACCAGCCAGACTTTCAGAATCCGTCAAACTGCGATCGATCAGTATGACATAACTCTTGGTAACGATTATACCGTGACACTGCCTTGA
- a CDS encoding sterol desaturase family protein, producing MWLLELLAQAVLFLAAISLVFIPLEYFWRADTAETGRIPWLRRGWLNDLLFYFGQILVFNSVTLLALGFLFQQIETSSFLPATIMQLPLPLKIVLVILLSDFLIYWGHRAQHRFGILWRFHRVHHTALHVDYIAAYREHPLDNIYTRGLETLPAVLLGLDLNTIAGFVTFRGLWALFIHSNVNIRLGFLEVLLGSPHLHHWHHDLSRRGLVNYANLSPLMDILFRTYYNPPERPHSYGIPEPVRQAWFWQMLDPLIPNASEDSATRSKK from the coding sequence GTGTGGCTGCTCGAACTTCTCGCGCAGGCCGTGCTTTTTCTGGCGGCCATCAGCCTCGTCTTCATTCCACTCGAATATTTCTGGCGCGCCGACACTGCTGAAACCGGCCGAATACCCTGGCTGCGGCGCGGATGGTTGAACGACCTGCTATTCTATTTCGGACAAATTCTCGTCTTCAATAGCGTGACGCTGCTGGCTCTGGGATTTCTGTTTCAGCAAATTGAGACATCCTCATTTTTACCGGCAACGATAATGCAGCTGCCGCTGCCCTTGAAGATTGTGCTTGTGATATTGCTGAGCGATTTTCTCATCTATTGGGGGCACCGCGCGCAGCATCGCTTCGGCATTCTCTGGCGCTTTCACCGCGTGCACCACACCGCTCTGCACGTCGACTACATCGCGGCATACCGCGAGCATCCGCTCGACAATATCTACACGCGCGGCCTTGAGACTCTGCCGGCGGTGTTGCTCGGCCTTGATCTGAACACCATCGCGGGGTTCGTGACCTTTCGTGGTCTCTGGGCGCTCTTTATTCACTCGAACGTCAATATACGATTAGGATTTCTCGAAGTTCTGCTCGGTTCGCCGCACCTGCACCATTGGCACCACGATTTGAGCCGCCGCGGCCTCGTGAACTACGCCAACCTTTCACCACTCATGGACATCTTGTTTCGAACGTATTATAATCCACCCGAGCGGCCGCATAGCTATGGAATTCCTGAGCCGGTGCGGCAGGCCTGGTTCTGGCAGATGCTCGACCCGCTGATACCGAACGCTTCTGAAGACTCTGCGACACGCAGCAAAAAGTAG
- a CDS encoding serine hydrolase domain-containing protein, whose translation MHTPLATQIDAAAESAPEQGGLTAAQVNAIWKKLQALYDTKIYPAISFSLQRRGKVIMQRALGHSHGHGPGDVPQSPRRVMTPDTPVCLFSTSKAVTATLVHILHERGALDVNRRVADYIPEFAKNGKHDITVADVLGHRAGFSGFTRKGMSGEIFEFDHVVRVLCEQRAELHTKGAVAYHAVTGGYILAEVVKRTTGKDLRHALYELVRGPLGFEWFDYGAPGKDISQVAQNYVTGWPNIFPFKQLVEYAIGSSFETIVGLSRDERFYNSIVPSANMVATAPEVAQFFQMLLNGGEFNGKRIMKEETVRAMTLETGNTWFDRRLMMPMRYSQGFMLGNSPLGMFGPDTKQAYGHLGFMNILCWADPQRDISVALLNTGKSLGGRHVLAFADVLRTISEECG comes from the coding sequence ATGCACACCCCTCTGGCCACGCAGATCGACGCCGCAGCTGAGTCGGCGCCCGAACAAGGGGGATTAACCGCCGCACAGGTAAATGCCATCTGGAAAAAGCTGCAGGCGCTCTACGACACGAAGATTTACCCTGCAATATCGTTTTCGCTGCAGAGGCGCGGCAAGGTGATCATGCAACGGGCGCTCGGCCATTCGCACGGCCACGGGCCGGGTGACGTTCCGCAATCCCCCCGTCGCGTCATGACACCCGACACGCCGGTGTGTTTGTTCTCGACTTCGAAAGCGGTGACAGCGACGCTCGTGCACATTTTGCATGAGAGGGGTGCGCTCGATGTTAACCGGCGCGTTGCCGATTATATTCCTGAGTTTGCCAAGAATGGCAAACACGACATCACCGTCGCCGATGTGCTCGGCCATCGCGCGGGCTTTTCAGGGTTTACGCGAAAAGGCATGTCGGGTGAAATATTTGAGTTCGACCATGTTGTGCGGGTCTTGTGTGAGCAGCGCGCTGAACTGCACACGAAGGGTGCGGTTGCTTACCACGCGGTGACGGGCGGTTATATTTTGGCCGAGGTTGTGAAACGCACTACCGGCAAAGATTTGCGCCACGCACTTTATGAGCTCGTCAGGGGTCCCCTGGGCTTTGAGTGGTTCGATTATGGCGCACCCGGCAAAGATATTTCGCAGGTGGCGCAGAACTATGTCACCGGCTGGCCGAATATATTTCCGTTCAAGCAACTGGTCGAATACGCAATCGGCAGTTCGTTCGAGACGATTGTGGGTCTGTCGCGTGACGAACGCTTTTACAACTCGATTGTACCGTCGGCGAATATGGTCGCGACTGCGCCCGAAGTTGCCCAGTTTTTTCAGATGCTGCTGAACGGCGGTGAATTCAACGGCAAGCGCATTATGAAAGAAGAAACGGTGCGCGCGATGACGCTGGAAACCGGCAATACCTGGTTCGACCGCCGCCTCATGATGCCGATGCGCTATAGCCAGGGTTTTATGCTCGGCAATAGCCCGCTGGGCATGTTCGGGCCTGACACAAAGCAGGCATATGGACACCTCGGGTTCATGAATATTCTCTGCTGGGCCGACCCGCAGCGAGATATTTCTGTTGCGTTACTCAACACCGGCAAAAGCCTCGGCGGCAGGCATGTGCTAGCGTTCGCCGATGTGCTGCGCACGATTTCAGAAGAGTGTGGTTAA
- the aroC gene encoding chorismate synthase — MGSTLGRIFRVTTYGESHGEALGCVIENCPAGLALTVDDIQPDLDRRRPGQSRITTPRDEPDRARILSGTFEDKTIGAPIAIAVFNENAREKDYSDIKEIFRPSHADYTYHARYGHRAWRGGGRSSARATIGIVAAGAIAKKILREKAGVEIVGYVSQIKNLKFEGDIDLSQIRALRETIEANPVRVPDSALADKMVRLIQDTRQAGDSLGGVVECAAVGVPAGWGDPVFDRLDALIAQAMLAIPATKGIEIGSGFAAAELTGREHNDIFEMQNGKVTTRTNHSGGIQGGISNGMPVTFRVAFKPTATISHEQPSVNERGENVTLKVKGRHDPCVLPRAVPIVEAMLALVLVDQFLLSQTARYENLSI, encoded by the coding sequence ATGGGCTCAACCCTCGGCCGCATTTTTCGTGTCACGACGTATGGCGAATCGCATGGCGAAGCGCTCGGCTGCGTCATTGAAAACTGCCCCGCAGGCCTTGCGCTCACCGTCGACGACATTCAGCCCGATCTCGACCGCCGCAGGCCCGGGCAAAGCCGCATCACCACCCCGCGCGACGAACCCGACCGGGCGCGCATTCTTTCGGGCACGTTCGAAGATAAAACCATCGGCGCGCCGATAGCGATCGCAGTCTTCAACGAGAATGCACGCGAAAAAGACTACAGCGACATCAAAGAAATTTTTCGCCCCAGCCACGCCGATTATACCTACCACGCACGTTATGGCCATCGCGCCTGGCGCGGCGGCGGCAGATCGTCGGCGCGAGCCACCATCGGTATCGTGGCCGCTGGTGCGATTGCGAAGAAAATTCTTCGCGAAAAGGCCGGCGTCGAAATCGTCGGTTACGTCTCGCAAATCAAGAATTTGAAATTCGAGGGGGATATAGACCTCTCACAGATCAGGGCGCTGCGCGAAACCATTGAGGCAAACCCCGTGCGCGTGCCCGACTCTGCGCTCGCCGACAAAATGGTGCGCCTGATACAAGACACGCGCCAAGCGGGTGACTCGCTCGGCGGCGTTGTCGAATGCGCTGCGGTCGGCGTGCCCGCAGGCTGGGGCGACCCGGTCTTTGACCGCCTCGACGCCCTCATTGCGCAGGCAATGCTCGCGATACCGGCAACTAAAGGCATCGAGATCGGTAGTGGCTTCGCAGCGGCAGAACTCACCGGCAGAGAACACAACGACATCTTTGAAATGCAGAACGGCAAAGTTACCACCCGTACCAACCACTCAGGCGGTATTCAGGGCGGTATCTCCAACGGCATGCCCGTCACGTTTCGCGTCGCCTTCAAACCCACCGCAACGATCAGCCATGAGCAGCCTTCGGTCAACGAGCGCGGCGAGAATGTGACGCTCAAGGTCAAAGGCCGCCACGACCCCTGCGTCTTGCCGCGCGCGGTGCCAATCGTCGAAGCGATGCTGGCGCTGGTTTTGGTTGATCAATTCTTGTTATCGCAGACAGCGCGGTATGAGAATTTGAGTATCTAG
- a CDS encoding type II toxin-antitoxin system PemK/MazF family toxin, which translates to MLRGQLYWVNLTDAHPPEMGKVRPAIIVSNTEQNQILESVVVVPLSTQPGEIWPLRVSLATAVSPKESFAVVPGLRQVSKSRLVKQGGLLPAHLLGRLTSAVTDYLTD; encoded by the coding sequence GTGCTGCGCGGCCAGCTTTACTGGGTGAACCTAACTGATGCGCATCCGCCTGAAATGGGTAAGGTGCGGCCGGCCATCATTGTCTCCAATACCGAGCAAAACCAGATTCTCGAAAGCGTCGTGGTTGTTCCGCTATCGACGCAGCCCGGCGAAATTTGGCCTCTGCGGGTCAGTCTCGCCACCGCTGTGAGTCCCAAAGAATCCTTTGCCGTTGTACCCGGCCTGAGGCAAGTTTCAAAATCTCGCCTTGTCAAGCAGGGCGGCCTGCTGCCAGCTCATTTGCTGGGGCGCCTCACCTCAGCGGTCACCGACTATCTGACGGATTGA
- a CDS encoding cytochrome P450, whose protein sequence is MIPTTASKAIPGPAGLPFLGNLLDVEQDILSFLQQVATYGDVAKLTFFNRQITLVNHPDLIQQVLIKDNDAFEKDAGSKLLAKYVLGKGLLTSEGEEHKKMRKISSPAFNRQRILSYGKIMADATEHHIASWRDASRIDMHREMMALTSAIVAKALFNMDVGEKVDAIGEALEKVMRIVEVIRLPLSDLSMALPLPPTVAIKSGIATLDKIIYETIDEHLADSEDRGDLLSMMIVARKEAGIDPKTARKQLRDEAMTLFLAGHETTANALTWTFYLLSQNPAAYDLLQAEAKEVLGNRTATTDDIAQLTYTRQVVAESMRLYPPAWVIGRTVMRDYELGGYWIPKGSELWLSQYVTHRDGRWFDRPTEFHPERWKDEETEKRPKYSYFPFSAGVRNCIGEQFAWQEAILLLATISRSWRVSLSPGFKVVPLPQVTLRPKDGMKMVLRSELTP, encoded by the coding sequence ATGATACCCACCACCGCATCGAAGGCAATACCCGGGCCGGCAGGGCTGCCGTTTCTCGGTAACCTGCTCGATGTCGAGCAAGACATCTTGTCTTTTTTGCAACAAGTTGCTACCTATGGCGATGTCGCGAAATTGACATTCTTCAACCGCCAGATCACCCTCGTGAACCACCCCGACCTGATTCAGCAGGTGCTCATTAAAGATAACGACGCATTCGAAAAAGATGCAGGTTCGAAGTTGCTCGCAAAATATGTGCTCGGCAAAGGTTTGCTCACGAGCGAAGGCGAAGAGCATAAGAAGATGCGCAAGATATCTTCGCCGGCGTTTAACCGCCAGCGAATTCTGTCATACGGCAAAATTATGGCAGACGCAACCGAACACCATATCGCTTCTTGGCGTGACGCATCGCGCATCGATATGCACCGTGAAATGATGGCGCTTACCTCGGCGATTGTCGCCAAGGCCCTCTTCAATATGGATGTAGGCGAAAAGGTCGACGCGATCGGCGAAGCGCTCGAAAAAGTCATGCGCATCGTCGAGGTGATACGCCTGCCGCTCAGCGACCTGTCGATGGCGTTGCCACTACCCCCCACAGTCGCGATTAAGTCGGGCATCGCGACCCTCGACAAAATTATCTATGAAACGATCGACGAGCATCTTGCCGATAGCGAAGACCGCGGTGATTTGCTCTCGATGATGATTGTTGCAAGAAAAGAAGCCGGCATCGACCCGAAAACGGCACGCAAGCAATTGCGAGACGAAGCCATGACGCTCTTTCTCGCGGGCCACGAAACCACGGCAAACGCGCTCACCTGGACTTTCTACCTCTTGTCACAGAACCCTGCGGCATATGACCTGTTGCAGGCAGAGGCGAAAGAGGTTTTGGGCAACCGCACCGCCACGACCGACGACATTGCGCAGCTTACCTATACCCGCCAGGTCGTCGCCGAGTCGATGCGTCTCTACCCGCCGGCATGGGTGATCGGCCGCACAGTCATGCGTGACTACGAACTCGGCGGCTATTGGATACCGAAAGGCAGCGAGCTCTGGCTCAGCCAATACGTCACGCACCGCGACGGCCGCTGGTTCGACCGACCGACCGAGTTTCACCCCGAAAGGTGGAAAGATGAAGAAACGGAAAAAAGACCGAAGTACAGCTATTTCCCTTTTTCGGCAGGTGTGCGCAACTGTATCGGTGAACAGTTCGCATGGCAAGAAGCGATCTTGTTGCTCGCCACGATCAGCCGCAGCTGGCGTGTGTCGCTCTCCCCCGGTTTTAAGGTTGTGCCCTTACCGCAGGTGACTCTGCGCCCGAAAGACGGCATGAAAATGGTGCTAAGGTCTGAACTCACCCCCTAG
- a CDS encoding cation:proton antiporter: protein MSLLTKLLLLIVVARIMGRLVVRFGQPAIVGEMLAGVILGPSLLNFIQPNLALSGISELAVFLVVLSAGLEMEFKDIISAFKGRGLVIATLGFVIPMGAGIGVGLLYGFDTMRVIFLGLCVSITALPVAVRILQTFGLLDSVIARYSVATAVLNDITALLALGVLLNLPVQFSLGEVGISITVTASKLVVLAAFILGFNWSLQKLIRRGFRIQRWSEKLVELFGPEALFGILVVFVLLFGSVSEALGFHFVIGAFFAALLIDREFFLASRFNELDHTLRSITDGFLGPVFFATLGLEFNASSVKSLDFLAAVLAVSIFSKFFAGWLGAKIIGLNTANSLGIGIILNGRGVMELVIASIAYQRGFIGQGLFSVLVVMGVVTTMITPIMFRRWVMPRLSPSQPPPQAGEVP from the coding sequence ATGTCACTGCTAACCAAGTTGCTTCTGCTGATTGTCGTCGCCCGCATCATGGGCCGGCTCGTCGTGCGCTTCGGCCAGCCGGCGATTGTGGGTGAAATGCTCGCGGGTGTTATTCTCGGCCCAAGCCTCTTGAACTTCATTCAGCCGAACCTGGCGCTTTCGGGAATCTCTGAACTCGCCGTCTTTCTCGTGGTGCTCTCAGCCGGCCTTGAGATGGAATTCAAAGACATTATCAGCGCATTCAAAGGTCGCGGGTTAGTCATTGCAACTTTAGGCTTTGTGATACCGATGGGCGCCGGTATCGGTGTGGGTCTGCTCTATGGTTTTGACACGATGCGAGTCATCTTTCTGGGCCTCTGCGTCTCGATCACTGCGCTGCCGGTTGCGGTGCGCATTCTGCAGACATTCGGCCTGCTCGACTCGGTGATTGCGCGCTATTCAGTGGCAACTGCTGTCTTAAATGACATCACAGCGCTTCTGGCGCTGGGGGTACTGCTCAACCTGCCTGTACAATTCTCGCTCGGTGAAGTCGGTATTTCGATTACGGTGACCGCCTCGAAGCTCGTGGTGCTCGCGGCATTTATTCTGGGGTTTAACTGGTCGCTGCAAAAACTCATTCGCCGTGGCTTTCGCATACAGCGCTGGTCTGAGAAGCTGGTTGAACTCTTTGGCCCCGAGGCCCTCTTCGGCATTCTCGTGGTGTTCGTGTTGCTCTTCGGCTCTGTCAGCGAAGCGCTCGGTTTTCACTTTGTCATTGGGGCATTCTTTGCCGCGCTTTTGATCGACCGTGAATTTTTTCTCGCGTCGCGCTTCAACGAGCTCGACCACACGCTGCGCTCTATCACTGATGGTTTTCTGGGGCCGGTCTTCTTTGCGACTCTGGGGCTCGAGTTCAACGCATCGTCTGTCAAATCGCTCGATTTTCTCGCAGCCGTGCTCGCAGTTTCAATTTTCTCGAAATTTTTCGCTGGCTGGCTCGGCGCCAAAATCATCGGCCTGAATACCGCAAACTCTCTCGGCATCGGCATTATCTTAAACGGCCGCGGCGTTATGGAGCTTGTCATTGCTTCGATTGCCTACCAGCGCGGGTTTATCGGCCAGGGCCTATTCTCTGTGTTGGTCGTAATGGGTGTCGTGACAACGATGATCACGCCGATTATGTTCAGGCGGTGGGTGATGCCGCGTTTGTCCCCCTCCCAGCCTCCCCCGCAAGCGGGGGAGGTGCCGTAG
- a CDS encoding lactonase family protein has product MLGFQVETITPDADDPLGGVINVTGSDFDPVQIINFMNPLRPQRVHKLVGEALAELTENADQLQVVSAELLILLKLYAGVVYIRVLYQPKFMYTANIGTNNISAFSINSGGSLAFLANYNAGNSCRFVTVHPGGRYIYAANHGSSNISILEINQTTGALTTLVSSPAATATNPYSLAIDPQGRFLFVGHENTTVAAVSAYTVNAATGELTQVVGSPFTVASAPAIASPASVHVDFTGQFLYAGSTQSAPEPNSLAFSIDQNTGALTQISGSPFGAIQDAISVYVHPSGNFVYYAQYFAPQGVVGYARNTTSGSLSLIGGSPFAAGAAPGFVTGDAQGRFVYVANSGDTSLTAGISAFQVAADGALVAINGSPFASGLNPIGFAIDETSRYAYAANQQSANTTAYAVDASTGALSVISGSPYATGTNPTTIAIAGSNP; this is encoded by the coding sequence ATGCTCGGTTTTCAGGTCGAAACCATCACACCTGATGCAGACGATCCGCTTGGCGGTGTGATCAACGTGACGGGGTCTGATTTCGACCCGGTGCAAATCATCAATTTCATGAACCCACTTCGGCCGCAGCGTGTGCATAAACTTGTGGGTGAAGCGCTAGCAGAACTCACAGAAAATGCAGACCAGCTGCAAGTCGTATCGGCTGAATTGCTGATTTTGTTGAAGCTTTACGCGGGTGTTGTCTATATCCGCGTGCTTTACCAGCCGAAATTCATGTATACAGCCAATATTGGCACGAACAATATTTCTGCGTTCAGCATCAATTCAGGGGGGTCGCTCGCGTTTCTTGCAAACTACAATGCTGGTAATTCATGCCGCTTTGTCACGGTGCACCCCGGTGGTCGATATATCTACGCAGCGAACCATGGTTCGAGCAATATCTCGATTCTCGAGATCAACCAGACCACCGGGGCATTAACAACGCTAGTAAGTTCACCCGCGGCAACTGCGACAAACCCCTATTCGCTAGCCATCGACCCGCAGGGGCGCTTTCTTTTTGTCGGGCATGAAAACACTACGGTCGCTGCTGTGTCGGCGTACACGGTGAATGCGGCTACCGGTGAACTCACCCAGGTTGTGGGCTCGCCCTTTACCGTTGCTTCAGCCCCTGCCATCGCTTCGCCGGCTTCGGTACACGTCGACTTCACCGGTCAGTTTCTCTATGCAGGTTCGACCCAAAGCGCACCTGAACCCAATTCACTCGCATTCTCGATCGACCAGAATACCGGCGCCTTAACGCAAATTAGCGGTTCGCCCTTCGGCGCAATTCAAGATGCAATTTCTGTCTATGTGCACCCCTCCGGAAACTTTGTCTATTACGCGCAATACTTTGCGCCCCAAGGTGTTGTAGGGTATGCAAGAAACACGACAAGCGGATCTCTCAGCCTCATCGGCGGTTCACCCTTTGCCGCAGGCGCTGCGCCTGGGTTTGTAACGGGCGATGCGCAAGGTCGCTTCGTCTATGTCGCCAACAGTGGTGACACGAGCCTCACTGCGGGCATTTCTGCTTTTCAGGTTGCGGCCGATGGCGCGCTTGTGGCAATCAACGGGTCACCCTTTGCCTCGGGACTCAACCCCATCGGCTTTGCCATAGATGAAACATCGCGCTATGCGTACGCAGCAAACCAGCAATCGGCCAACACCACGGCCTACGCGGTTGACGCATCAACGGGGGCACTCTCGGTTATTAGTGGCTCGCCCTATGCCACCGGTACAAACCCGACGACCATTGCGATCGCTGGCAGTAATCCCTGA